A portion of the Paenibacillus hamazuiensis genome contains these proteins:
- a CDS encoding aminoglycoside phosphotransferase family protein — translation MNPISGIRWKEKSRVVDVLLSSSDSIEAIPLAPGLEAEVTRIRLKGADYVLKVWNRSSKPSIENQYKLLQALFDRGLSVSEPLGWGLDNNNNQVLLTSFDGEPVRKVNKSLFAQIAKILTGIHKFPLEDLDESIVRKYDFVTYFYPRVEEHKDIHPLLLQLVKQSQMKQDKLIHGDFNLGNILETAGRYTVIDWTNGQMGDPRYDLAWSIVLITVFVSERNGSIYRSALLAATRYEADELELFEAMACLRWVLLHRMFNLIKGKETAARVRNMLKKNIYLNESFLGL, via the coding sequence ATGAACCCGATCAGCGGCATCCGTTGGAAAGAAAAAAGCCGGGTTGTTGATGTGCTGCTCTCGTCAAGCGACTCAATTGAAGCAATCCCTTTGGCTCCCGGCCTCGAGGCTGAAGTGACAAGAATTCGTCTAAAAGGAGCCGACTATGTGCTCAAAGTATGGAACCGGTCATCGAAGCCCAGTATCGAGAATCAGTACAAGCTGCTGCAGGCATTATTTGACCGGGGGTTATCGGTATCGGAACCTTTGGGGTGGGGACTGGATAACAATAATAACCAGGTATTGTTAACAAGTTTTGACGGCGAACCAGTAAGGAAAGTGAACAAGTCGTTATTTGCTCAAATTGCGAAAATATTGACCGGCATTCACAAGTTCCCGCTTGAAGATTTGGACGAAAGCATCGTTCGAAAATACGACTTTGTAACTTATTTTTATCCGCGAGTGGAAGAACATAAAGATATACATCCCTTGCTCCTTCAACTCGTTAAGCAAAGCCAAATGAAACAGGATAAATTGATTCATGGAGATTTTAATTTAGGCAATATTTTGGAAACCGCAGGAAGGTATACCGTAATTGACTGGACGAATGGACAAATGGGCGATCCGAGGTACGATCTGGCTTGGTCGATCGTTTTGATCACCGTGTTTGTGAGTGAAAGAAACGGCTCGATTTACCGTTCGGCCCTGTTGGCGGCAACTCGATATGAAGCGGATGAACTGGAATTATTCGAAGCAATGGCTTGTCTGAGATGGGTCTTGCTGCACAGAATGTTTAATCTGATCAAAGGAAAAGAAACCGCGGCAAGAGTAAGAAACATGTTGAAAAAAAACATCTACTTGAATGAAAGCTTTCTTGGATTGTGA
- a CDS encoding polysaccharide lyase 6 family protein translates to MKKNMFKVLQMVCIGVLALPAAGLAAGSGNAEQGNFVSASNSTYAPVSAADTADAVSVSNASELAAAIAAATAGTTILLEDGEYAQNSTFSISGKNGTSDSPITIAARHAGKAVISGKAGFNISNSSYVVIQGMKFTGTVTAVNLNNSNHIRVTRNTFALANINNPSGFKWLQFSGSNSHHNRIDRNEFGPRGDLGQMIAFQGTVMSQYDVIEYNYFHDAAPQTENGGETIRVGLSGSSMSSGFTTIQYNLFVNCDSDAEIISVKSGNNTIRYNTFIDNKGQVTARHGHANSYYGNYFFRTGDKPGVGGLRIYANDQKIYNNYFENIPGTIHIDGGDYDAGPDGKNYDSSVLTKHWRVYRAQVFNNTIVGSSSGIVIGKSYTYAPVDSIVANNIVIGSGGPLYNEMKETNTAFYGNIGFGGGTLSNVSRTADEIREIDPLLVQADGVSRLTAGSPAIDASMWSSPLLVEDMDGQPRQAADTGADEYSGDPVRRRPLTVSDVGPGSVIVVQSKVQGTEHSGWYRSDVSVALSPLNTEPGVGRVEYRTDAEAAWQEYAGSPIRLTEEGTHTLSYRYLNEDGMAESENAQTFRIDKSAPLATLLANGQQLADGAVFADTVTLALQLRASDNLSGIANTSFTVAGATYASQAALPLAGLLGESRIDFKAEDTAGNVKTGAITFKVTPTWDTLSALLDGYVTTGAVRGPLVPQLMGSLDQARHQNDKGSVKQAAKFLDNFVKHLTRDEMADSITPAARQALQNYAEALKNLWENA, encoded by the coding sequence TTGAAAAAAAATATGTTCAAAGTCCTTCAAATGGTTTGTATCGGCGTTCTTGCATTGCCTGCAGCCGGGTTGGCGGCGGGTTCGGGCAACGCAGAGCAGGGCAACTTTGTGAGCGCTTCCAACTCGACTTATGCGCCGGTTTCCGCAGCCGATACAGCTGATGCGGTTAGCGTTTCGAACGCATCGGAGCTTGCTGCGGCCATCGCCGCCGCGACGGCGGGCACGACGATTTTGCTCGAGGATGGCGAGTATGCGCAAAACAGCACGTTCAGCATCAGCGGTAAAAACGGCACCTCCGACAGCCCGATCACCATTGCTGCCAGACACGCGGGAAAGGCGGTCATTAGCGGGAAAGCCGGCTTCAATATCAGCAACTCGTCGTATGTCGTTATTCAAGGCATGAAATTTACCGGAACCGTTACGGCGGTAAATCTGAACAACTCGAACCACATTCGCGTTACCCGCAATACGTTCGCGCTGGCCAATATCAACAATCCGAGCGGGTTCAAATGGCTGCAGTTTTCAGGCTCGAACAGCCACCATAACCGGATCGATCGCAACGAGTTCGGACCGCGCGGCGATTTGGGGCAAATGATCGCTTTTCAAGGAACGGTGATGTCACAATACGACGTCATCGAGTACAATTATTTCCATGACGCGGCGCCGCAGACGGAGAACGGCGGGGAGACGATTCGCGTCGGTTTGTCCGGCTCCTCGATGAGCAGCGGTTTTACGACGATTCAGTACAATTTGTTCGTGAACTGCGACAGCGATGCCGAAATCATCAGCGTAAAGAGCGGAAACAACACGATCCGTTACAACACGTTCATCGATAACAAAGGCCAGGTTACCGCCCGTCACGGACATGCAAACAGCTATTACGGCAACTATTTTTTCCGTACCGGCGACAAACCGGGCGTCGGCGGCTTGCGTATTTATGCGAACGATCAGAAAATATACAACAATTACTTCGAAAATATTCCGGGCACGATTCATATCGACGGCGGCGATTACGATGCGGGGCCGGACGGCAAAAACTACGATTCGTCCGTACTGACCAAACATTGGCGGGTGTACCGCGCCCAGGTGTTCAACAACACGATCGTCGGCAGCTCTTCCGGTATTGTGATCGGCAAAAGCTATACGTACGCACCGGTGGACAGCATTGTGGCGAACAACATCGTCATCGGCAGCGGCGGGCCTCTGTATAACGAAATGAAAGAAACAAACACCGCCTTTTACGGAAACATCGGGTTCGGCGGCGGAACGCTCTCGAACGTTTCGCGAACCGCGGACGAGATCCGGGAGATCGATCCGCTGCTTGTCCAGGCGGACGGCGTGAGCAGGCTGACGGCGGGAAGCCCGGCTATCGACGCGTCGATGTGGAGCAGCCCGCTGCTCGTTGAAGATATGGACGGTCAGCCGCGCCAGGCAGCGGATACCGGTGCGGACGAATATTCGGGCGACCCGGTTCGTCGACGGCCGCTGACCGTCTCGGATGTCGGCCCCGGTTCCGTCATTGTCGTACAGTCGAAGGTGCAAGGAACGGAGCACAGCGGCTGGTACCGGTCGGACGTCAGCGTCGCACTCAGTCCGCTGAATACGGAGCCCGGCGTCGGGCGGGTCGAATACCGGACGGATGCGGAGGCCGCTTGGCAGGAGTATGCCGGCTCGCCGATCCGTTTGACGGAGGAAGGCACGCATACGCTGAGCTACCGTTACCTGAACGAAGACGGAATGGCCGAGTCGGAGAATGCGCAGACGTTCCGCATAGATAAATCGGCCCCGCTGGCGACCTTACTCGCGAACGGGCAGCAATTGGCAGACGGTGCAGTGTTCGCCGATACGGTGACGCTCGCGCTGCAGCTTCGGGCTTCGGACAATTTGTCCGGCATTGCGAACACGAGCTTTACGGTTGCGGGCGCTACCTACGCGTCGCAAGCCGCTCTGCCGCTTGCCGGGCTGCTCGGGGAGAGCCGCATTGACTTCAAGGCGGAGGACACTGCGGGCAACGTGAAGACGGGGGCAATTACGTTCAAGGTAACTCCGACTTGGGATACGTTATCTGCTTTGCTGGACGGCTATGTGACGACAGGGGCCGTTCGCGGTCCGCTCGTACCGCAGCTGATGGGCAGCCTGGATCAGGCTCGCCATCAAAACGACAAAGGCTCGGTGAAGCAGGCGGCGAAATTTCTGGACAATTTCGTCAAGCATTTGACCCGCGACGAAATGGCTGACAGCATCACGCCGGCGGCGCGCCAGGCGCTCCAAAACTATGCGGAAGCGCTGAAAAATCTTTGGGAGAACGCTTGA
- a CDS encoding GTP cyclohydrolase II, with product MQTSLVREMLADKMTILTQPGASDIALVGPVQLPVQLEDREITFQWYTWLNTEKTDVQKEDLLDMLPKAELASFQQSSVLVFGDFSHSQQALVRMHSICHTGDIFGSKRCDCGYQLQRALRMIADNGSGALFYLADHEGRGIGLFAKSLAYLLQEEGFDTVEANHGLGFADDQRSYDEAIRVLRGLRSKPVTLITNNPKKLESLREQGLSTDRHISIWGSISKHNVRYLATKIAKSGHLTTGMMIQNIERG from the coding sequence ATGCAAACAAGCCTAGTCAGAGAAATGCTGGCGGACAAGATGACCATTTTAACGCAGCCGGGAGCTTCGGATATCGCTTTGGTCGGTCCGGTTCAGCTTCCCGTTCAGCTCGAAGATAGGGAAATCACCTTTCAATGGTACACTTGGTTAAACACGGAAAAAACCGATGTGCAAAAGGAAGACCTGCTCGACATGCTGCCGAAGGCGGAGCTTGCTTCATTTCAGCAATCCTCCGTGCTTGTTTTCGGAGATTTCTCCCATTCGCAGCAGGCGCTTGTCCGGATGCACAGCATTTGCCATACGGGGGACATTTTCGGGAGCAAGCGCTGCGACTGCGGTTACCAGCTGCAGCGCGCCCTGCGTATGATCGCGGACAATGGCAGCGGCGCTCTTTTTTATTTAGCCGACCACGAGGGACGCGGAATCGGGCTTTTTGCCAAATCACTGGCATACTTGCTGCAGGAAGAAGGCTTCGATACAGTGGAAGCGAATCACGGTCTCGGCTTTGCGGACGATCAACGTTCTTATGACGAAGCCATCCGCGTGCTTCGGGGGTTACGTTCAAAGCCGGTCACTTTGATCACAAACAATCCGAAAAAATTGGAATCGCTGCGGGAGCAGGGCTTGTCGACCGATCGTCATATTTCGATATGGGGCAGTATATCCAAGCATAACGTTCGCTATTTGGCGACGAAAATCGCAAAATCCGGCCATTTAACCACCGGAATGATGATTCAAAATATCGAGCGAGGATAA
- a CDS encoding MFS transporter, translating to MEAVSKTLVRGNMLMFGIVLFIVEFVRGAYLVSFLPTYGEKALGFSAAAVGTAVSVHYVTDTLIKCYAGYLLDRFSLRLIVQSGLFISFTGLIMMQYAHSFWLLVAAAALFGVGISPIWLVCLSKVKPEQRAAGMGLLYTCWLCGLGAGPVVINFVIDRSYTISFQIMLVLWGLGWLLSLFISNAKESAPEQIPVRQQISMLWERLIAMKKLLPGMILQTASAGMLVPILPGFASTYLGLQYSQYSYVLIAGGAFTVIFLVPMGKWSDRWGRKWFLIAGFSGFAVMLYSLTFAHTLWQAVLLAALLGLSYAAVLPAWNAIIAGFVPANQQGLGWGLFSSVEGIGVIIGPVLGGWLADLFDARVAIWTSAALLAAIAAYYIAVPLEGDKELA from the coding sequence ATGGAGGCTGTAAGCAAGACGCTCGTGCGCGGGAATATGCTGATGTTTGGGATTGTATTATTTATCGTCGAATTCGTCAGGGGAGCGTATCTTGTTTCCTTTTTGCCCACTTATGGTGAAAAAGCATTGGGTTTTTCCGCCGCCGCGGTCGGCACCGCCGTATCTGTCCACTATGTTACGGATACGCTCATCAAATGTTACGCAGGTTATTTATTGGATCGCTTTTCGCTGCGGCTGATCGTCCAGTCCGGCCTGTTCATTTCCTTCACCGGACTTATAATGATGCAATACGCCCATTCCTTTTGGCTGCTTGTCGCCGCTGCCGCTTTATTCGGGGTTGGAATTTCTCCCATTTGGCTGGTATGCTTAAGTAAAGTCAAGCCGGAGCAGCGCGCGGCGGGTATGGGGTTATTGTACACTTGTTGGCTTTGCGGCCTTGGGGCGGGACCGGTCGTCATCAATTTCGTCATCGATCGGAGCTACACCATCTCGTTTCAGATCATGCTTGTGCTGTGGGGGCTGGGCTGGCTGCTTTCGTTATTTATTTCCAATGCGAAGGAATCGGCGCCGGAGCAAATTCCCGTCCGCCAGCAAATTTCCATGTTGTGGGAACGACTGATTGCGATGAAGAAGCTGCTGCCCGGCATGATTTTGCAAACCGCTTCCGCCGGCATGCTCGTCCCGATTTTGCCGGGATTTGCTTCAACTTATTTGGGATTGCAGTATTCCCAATACTCTTACGTGCTTATAGCCGGCGGCGCTTTTACCGTCATTTTTCTCGTACCGATGGGGAAATGGTCGGACCGCTGGGGCAGAAAATGGTTCCTGATCGCCGGTTTTTCCGGGTTCGCCGTGATGCTGTACAGTTTGACGTTTGCCCATACGTTGTGGCAAGCCGTTCTGCTCGCGGCTTTACTCGGCTTATCTTACGCCGCGGTGCTCCCTGCCTGGAATGCGATCATTGCGGGGTTTGTTCCGGCCAACCAGCAGGGGCTCGGTTGGGGATTGTTTTCCAGCGTGGAGGGGATCGGCGTTATCATCGGCCCTGTGCTGGGGGGCTGGCTCGCGGATCTTTTCGACGCCCGGGTAGCGATTTGGACCAGCGCCGCCTTGCTCGCCGCCATTGCCGCCTACTATATCGCAGTGCCGCTAGAAGGGGATAAAGAGCTCGCATGA
- a CDS encoding GNAT family N-acetyltransferase, translating into MLDKTLPYYHVIMLRQAGSSVPKFALPAGFRFSLFTPGKEEKWAEIVTSVGEFERTADALKYFASEYLPFSPELERRLLFIVTEKGEEVAAITGWWNYTGRRRDPSIHWVAVKPEYQGFGLGKALVAEGLQRLLHLEGDLDIYLHTQTWSYKAIGIYLQAGFRIMRQGSFGTYKNECAQALPVLIEKLCGGTENKESAITKWLI; encoded by the coding sequence TTGCTCGATAAAACACTGCCCTATTATCACGTTATCATGCTGCGTCAAGCAGGTTCATCCGTTCCGAAATTCGCGCTTCCCGCGGGCTTCAGGTTTTCATTGTTTACTCCAGGCAAGGAAGAGAAATGGGCGGAGATCGTTACCTCGGTCGGCGAATTTGAGCGCACTGCGGATGCATTGAAATATTTTGCAAGCGAATATTTGCCGTTCTCTCCGGAACTTGAACGACGGTTGCTGTTTATTGTTACGGAAAAGGGAGAAGAAGTCGCCGCAATTACCGGCTGGTGGAATTACACCGGCCGGCGGCGCGATCCTTCCATTCATTGGGTGGCCGTTAAGCCGGAGTATCAGGGATTCGGGCTCGGGAAGGCGCTCGTTGCCGAAGGGCTGCAAAGATTGCTGCATTTGGAAGGCGACCTGGACATTTACTTGCACACGCAAACGTGGAGTTATAAAGCGATCGGCATCTATTTGCAGGCAGGTTTTCGGATTATGCGGCAGGGAAGCTTCGGCACCTACAAAAACGAGTGCGCGCAGGCTCTGCCGGTATTAATAGAAAAATTATGTGGCGGCACGGAAAATAAAGAAAGCGCTATCACGAAATGGTTAATATAG
- a CDS encoding MGDG synthase family glycosyltransferase, whose translation MERNPRILILTASYGDGHLQAARSLKAAFEQQETGLVHIMDLMKEAHPIINKITTTLYIKSMLTSQFGFDYYGWSYYLTRDSNPYAGWNRYFNAMGKKKLKQRVEQDRPDAIVCTFPFGAVPELCEQEGIPAFTVVTDFSLHSRWIHPKIDKYYVATEDLREELVSRGISRRNVMVSGIPIRKAFEQTTDREANSFADLFDKNRKTILILAGSYGVLGSIEDMIQALIRNTGCQLAVVCGRNQKLEGKLRLKYGHEPHVRIFGFVEQMQDLMAVSSCIVTKAGGLTLSEAIAMQVPVFIFKPFAGQEKENAAYLSGKGAARIARSTEELAGQIAQLLAEETTGAQMRRQMALLRKPSAAGLIVQDVLHYVKERASILI comes from the coding sequence ATGGAGCGCAATCCGCGAATATTGATTCTCACGGCAAGTTACGGAGACGGGCACTTGCAGGCAGCCCGTTCGCTGAAGGCTGCCTTCGAACAGCAAGAAACCGGGCTTGTTCATATCATGGATTTGATGAAAGAAGCGCATCCTATTATCAACAAGATTACAACGACGCTTTACATAAAAAGCATGCTGACCTCTCAGTTCGGCTTCGATTATTACGGATGGAGTTATTATTTGACCCGGGACTCCAACCCATATGCAGGGTGGAACCGGTATTTCAATGCGATGGGCAAAAAGAAGCTGAAGCAGCGTGTGGAGCAGGATCGGCCGGATGCGATTGTCTGCACGTTTCCGTTCGGGGCTGTGCCCGAGCTTTGCGAGCAGGAAGGCATTCCCGCTTTTACCGTTGTAACGGATTTTTCCCTGCATTCGCGCTGGATTCATCCGAAAATCGACAAATATTATGTGGCGACCGAGGACTTACGGGAAGAGCTTGTCTCCAGAGGAATTTCACGAAGGAATGTTATGGTCAGCGGCATTCCGATCAGAAAAGCTTTTGAGCAGACCACGGACAGGGAGGCAAATTCGTTCGCGGACCTGTTCGATAAGAACCGCAAAACCATTTTAATATTAGCGGGATCATATGGAGTGCTTGGAAGCATTGAGGACATGATTCAAGCGTTAATCAGGAATACGGGCTGCCAGCTTGCCGTCGTTTGCGGGCGAAATCAGAAGCTGGAGGGTAAGCTGCGGCTCAAATACGGACATGAACCGCATGTCCGCATATTCGGATTTGTCGAACAAATGCAGGATTTGATGGCCGTTTCATCCTGCATCGTCACCAAAGCCGGCGGGCTGACGTTGTCCGAGGCGATTGCGATGCAGGTTCCAGTGTTCATCTTTAAGCCTTTTGCCGGGCAGGAAAAAGAAAATGCCGCGTATTTGTCCGGCAAGGGGGCGGCCCGCATAGCCCGCAGCACGGAAGAGCTGGCGGGGCAAATCGCACAATTGCTCGCGGAGGAAACTACCGGGGCTCAGATGAGGCGGCAGATGGCGCTGCTTCGCAAACCTTCGGCGGCCGGTCTGATCGTTCAGGACGTGCTGCATTACGTAAAGGAGCGGGCAAGCATCCTGATCTAA
- a CDS encoding polysaccharide deacetylase family protein: MNHILILIVCGLLVYTIIPTFVIRLFGFGVYRQGTAGRSIALTFDDGPDPEYTPRLLDLLGEHQIKATFFVLGSKAEQHPELIVRMHEEGHLVGVHNYVHWANALMTPKRVRRQIEHSVSVIERIVGIRPVHYRPPWGIINIFDFLLMKRFRMIMWSIIVGDWRSRGGKRKIKMRLLSKLRPGAVIVLHDSGRTFGADLDAPVYMLEALHEFIGEAQAKGYNFERIDEKISQDERSGHAKIGLTKRLFASLWFKWDELFHLLFRIKQVDPENPFLFYRTVTYRGKPIPLADGETLASGDRVIELHFNNKVLLAIAAETRSTMQLAVKLIRTVKEALPQITANLLKDAAEGPVKAVYGITMIHRGAEQLGFTITDLPRGWFLFASRIYLRALLYAIHPDGKARLQARPELLTPKILAISTKKLISAFPAPTPVAELLAEDPAVTSAVSFESQFISNH; this comes from the coding sequence ATGAATCATATATTGATCCTAATCGTGTGCGGTTTACTCGTGTATACGATCATTCCAACCTTTGTCATTCGGCTGTTCGGCTTCGGAGTATACAGACAAGGGACGGCCGGACGAAGCATCGCGCTCACGTTCGACGACGGCCCGGATCCGGAATACACACCCCGGCTGCTTGATTTGCTGGGGGAGCATCAAATTAAAGCGACGTTTTTTGTGCTCGGCTCGAAGGCGGAGCAGCATCCCGAGCTCATCGTGCGGATGCATGAAGAGGGGCACCTGGTCGGCGTACATAATTATGTGCATTGGGCGAACGCCCTGATGACGCCGAAGCGGGTCAGAAGGCAGATCGAACATTCCGTCAGCGTCATCGAACGCATCGTCGGAATTCGTCCCGTTCATTACCGGCCGCCGTGGGGGATCATCAACATCTTCGATTTTTTGCTGATGAAAAGATTCCGGATGATTATGTGGTCCATTATTGTCGGCGACTGGAGAAGCCGCGGAGGCAAAAGAAAAATCAAAATGAGGCTGCTATCCAAGCTGCGGCCAGGGGCCGTGATCGTACTGCATGACAGCGGACGGACGTTCGGCGCCGATCTGGACGCCCCGGTCTACATGCTTGAGGCGCTGCATGAATTTATCGGCGAAGCGCAGGCCAAAGGATACAACTTTGAACGGATAGACGAAAAGATTTCGCAGGACGAACGAAGCGGGCATGCGAAAATTGGGCTCACGAAACGGTTGTTCGCCTCCCTGTGGTTCAAATGGGATGAGCTTTTTCATCTGCTGTTCCGAATCAAGCAGGTGGACCCGGAAAATCCGTTCCTGTTTTACCGTACGGTCACGTACCGGGGAAAACCGATTCCGCTCGCGGACGGCGAGACGCTGGCAAGCGGCGACCGCGTGATCGAGCTGCATTTTAACAATAAAGTATTGCTGGCGATCGCCGCCGAAACCCGTTCGACTATGCAGCTTGCGGTGAAATTGATCCGCACCGTCAAAGAGGCATTGCCGCAAATTACGGCTAATTTGCTGAAAGACGCAGCCGAAGGACCGGTTAAGGCGGTTTATGGCATCACGATGATCCACCGCGGCGCCGAGCAGCTCGGATTTACGATTACCGATTTGCCGCGCGGATGGTTTTTATTCGCCTCCCGCATTTACCTGCGGGCGCTGCTGTATGCCATTCACCCGGATGGCAAAGCCAGGCTGCAGGCGCGGCCTGAACTTTTGACGCCGAAGATACTCGCGATCTCGACCAAAAAGCTGATATCCGCATTTCCCGCCCCCACCCCTGTGGCGGAGCTGCTCGCTGAAGATCCTGCCGTGACTTCCGCCGTTTCGTTCGAAAGCCAGTTTATTTCCAACCATTGA
- a CDS encoding YheC/YheD family protein — translation MVSWTKWGKYKILRKSPELAIYLPETRYMKMRNLWRMLDKYGKVIVKPSGSYRGNGVVQISETVDRRYETHHENKTNMFESRETLASYLRKRKLKNYIVQERIPLARVDGRPFDLRVMVQRRKNSPWAVTGKLAKIAGKGFIVTNILRSKGKVVPVKYALQRSSLRKYSSSEILSEIDEVALMTAKLLGKYFKRIRMMGIDIGLDRKGRVWVIEANFKPNVHLFRKLKDKSVFRSIVSFK, via the coding sequence ATGGTAAGCTGGACGAAATGGGGCAAATATAAAATACTCCGAAAATCGCCGGAACTGGCGATCTATCTGCCGGAAACCCGCTACATGAAGATGCGAAATCTGTGGCGGATGCTGGATAAATACGGCAAGGTCATCGTAAAACCTTCGGGAAGCTACAGGGGCAACGGAGTCGTGCAAATTTCCGAAACCGTTGACCGCCGTTATGAGACGCATCACGAGAACAAAACAAACATGTTCGAAAGCCGCGAAACCCTTGCTTCCTATTTGCGAAAGCGGAAGCTGAAAAATTATATCGTGCAGGAGCGAATCCCGCTGGCCCGGGTGGATGGGCGCCCCTTCGATTTAAGGGTCATGGTGCAACGCCGCAAAAATTCCCCATGGGCGGTAACGGGCAAGCTGGCCAAAATTGCCGGAAAAGGCTTCATCGTCACTAATATATTACGAAGCAAAGGCAAAGTCGTTCCGGTCAAATATGCGCTGCAGCGCTCATCTTTAAGGAAATATTCTTCCTCGGAGATTCTTTCGGAAATCGACGAGGTGGCGCTCATGACAGCCAAGCTGCTCGGCAAATATTTTAAACGAATTCGAATGATGGGGATCGACATCGGTCTCGATCGCAAGGGCAGAGTATGGGTTATCGAAGCGAATTTTAAACCGAACGTTCATCTGTTCCGAAAATTGAAAGACAAATCGGTGTTCCGCAGCATTGTTTCATTCAAATAG
- a CDS encoding metalloregulator ArsR/SmtB family transcription factor has product MQLDKVVSYHKALADPTRIRFLILLAEGEMNGQILAEKLCISPATVTHHAAKLREASLINERRDKNTIYFSLNHYFLKSSSAATVELIYKNVSAPGGPEAMDEKNKRLKDSVLKNFFTAEGKLKHVPVQLKKKLIVLEHVVSQLDKGRKYTEKEINDFIKRFHDDFATIRREFIMHQFMFRENEVYELNPPELWAKWETLS; this is encoded by the coding sequence ATGCAATTGGATAAAGTCGTCAGCTACCATAAAGCACTGGCCGATCCGACGCGGATCCGATTTCTGATCCTTCTGGCGGAAGGCGAAATGAACGGCCAGATTTTGGCGGAAAAATTATGCATATCTCCAGCAACCGTCACGCATCATGCCGCCAAGCTTCGCGAAGCGAGCCTGATAAACGAACGGCGCGATAAAAACACGATTTATTTTTCGCTGAATCACTACTTCCTTAAAAGCAGCTCGGCGGCTACGGTCGAGTTGATTTACAAAAACGTTAGCGCGCCAGGAGGTCCCGAAGCGATGGATGAGAAAAACAAACGGTTAAAGGATTCCGTTCTGAAAAATTTTTTTACAGCGGAGGGCAAATTAAAGCATGTTCCCGTCCAGCTTAAGAAAAAGCTGATCGTCCTGGAACATGTCGTCTCCCAACTGGACAAGGGCCGAAAATATACGGAGAAAGAAATCAACGACTTCATCAAACGGTTTCATGACGACTTCGCGACGATACGCAGGGAGTTTATCATGCATCAATTCATGTTCAGGGAGAATGAAGTATACGAGTTGAACCCACCGGAGCTGTGGGCCAAGTGGGAGACGTTGTCGTGA
- a CDS encoding FecCD family ABC transporter permease — MNGEPFPGSSHRMPIRGIAVCAVLGVLIIIAFIVSMNTGFTRLPPLDVIKTLFGAGTAKQQIILFDFRLPRIVISVLVGAGLAVSGCIMQGLSRNGLADPGILGINAGAGLMVVLFVAFYPANTASSIFLLPFLALVGAGLAAALVYALAYQKHTGLSRTRLVLTGIAVAAGIHAAMIVLTLRIDPQKYQFVSVWLAGSIWGTNWKFVAALLPWILVLLPYAIYKSQILNVISLGDQMAAGLGASVEKERLRLLAVSVGLAGSCVAVGGGIGFVGLIGPHLARRLVGPKHQVLLPASALAGGLLVIVADTLARWIMQPSELPAGIVVAVIGAPYFLYLLVKSKE; from the coding sequence ATGAACGGAGAGCCGTTTCCCGGCTCGTCTCATCGAATGCCGATTCGCGGCATCGCCGTTTGCGCGGTACTCGGGGTTTTGATCATCATCGCCTTTATCGTGAGTATGAACACCGGCTTTACCCGGCTGCCGCCGCTCGATGTGATCAAGACGTTGTTTGGAGCGGGGACTGCGAAGCAGCAGATCATTTTGTTTGATTTTCGTCTACCGCGGATCGTGATTTCCGTGCTTGTCGGCGCGGGGCTCGCCGTGTCGGGCTGCATTATGCAAGGGTTGTCCCGCAACGGGCTCGCCGATCCGGGCATTCTTGGCATTAACGCGGGCGCGGGGCTGATGGTCGTGTTATTTGTCGCGTTTTATCCGGCTAACACGGCTTCTTCGATATTTCTTCTGCCGTTTCTGGCGCTGGTCGGCGCAGGGCTGGCCGCCGCCCTCGTATATGCGCTTGCTTATCAAAAACATACAGGATTGTCGCGCACGAGGCTGGTCTTGACGGGAATCGCCGTCGCGGCAGGGATCCATGCGGCGATGATCGTGCTTACGCTGAGAATCGATCCGCAAAAATACCAATTTGTCTCCGTATGGCTGGCGGGCAGCATTTGGGGGACGAATTGGAAATTCGTGGCGGCGCTGCTGCCTTGGATACTCGTGCTGCTGCCCTATGCGATATACAAGTCGCAAATATTGAACGTGATCAGCCTCGGAGATCAAATGGCGGCCGGTCTCGGTGCTTCCGTGGAAAAGGAACGTCTCCGCCTGCTTGCCGTTTCGGTCGGTTTGGCCGGATCGTGCGTGGCGGTGGGGGGCGGCATCGGCTTTGTCGGCCTGATCGGCCCGCATTTGGCCAGGCGGCTCGTCGGACCGAAGCATCAGGTGCTGCTTCCGGCTTCGGCGCTTGCGGGAGGGCTGCTCGTCATCGTCGCAGACACATTGGCCCGCTGGATCATGCAGCCGAGCGAACTTCCGGCAGGCATCGTCGTCGCCGTCATCGGCGCGCCTTACTTTCTTTATTTGCTGGTCAAATCCAAAGAATAA